A genomic stretch from Nitrospirota bacterium includes:
- a CDS encoding ComF family protein: protein MKFGRWTRHFLELFFPAECQACKKELGQSRVPLFCEPCWSGIRPLEGPFCPQCGRPFLSSIALSYSPGHRCGDCRATPPYFDQMTIPFSYEGTLAKSIYFYKYRRQVSLIKSLVELVRPHLAPLKKAEVILPVPLHPTRLREREFNQSLLLADALGLILKRPVWGHVLVKVSQTTHQVKLSGRGRRKNLDRSLTVPNPKHVSGKTVLLVDDVFTTGSTMNECAKVLKKVGSQEVYGFAIARTRLKEAVRQDSLRDLEGSDGSES from the coding sequence ATGAAGTTCGGTCGATGGACAAGACACTTTCTGGAACTGTTTTTTCCCGCGGAGTGCCAGGCTTGCAAAAAAGAACTGGGTCAAAGCCGGGTGCCATTGTTTTGTGAGCCCTGCTGGTCGGGGATTCGGCCATTGGAAGGACCCTTTTGCCCGCAATGCGGGAGGCCTTTTTTATCTTCCATCGCGCTTTCTTACAGCCCCGGACACCGATGCGGGGATTGTCGCGCCACTCCCCCTTATTTTGATCAAATGACCATCCCTTTTTCTTACGAGGGGACTCTGGCAAAAAGCATCTACTTTTATAAATATCGTCGGCAGGTCTCGTTAATCAAATCCCTGGTAGAATTGGTGAGGCCTCATTTGGCCCCTTTGAAAAAAGCAGAGGTGATTCTGCCGGTCCCGCTGCATCCAACCCGGTTGAGAGAACGGGAGTTTAATCAGTCGCTCTTATTGGCGGATGCTTTGGGACTCATTTTGAAAAGGCCGGTATGGGGTCATGTTTTGGTTAAGGTGAGTCAGACGACGCATCAGGTGAAATTGAGCGGGAGAGGCCGGAGAAAAAACCTTGACAGATCATTGACGGTCCCAAATCCAAAACATGTTTCCGGAAAAACAGTTTTACTGGTAGACGATGTGTTTACCACCGGTTCAACGATGAATGAATGTGCAAAAGTCTTGAAAAAAGTGGGAAGCCAGGAAGTCTACGGATTTGCCATTGCGCGTACGCGTCTCAAAGAAG
- the priA gene encoding primosomal protein N': protein MTFKLILKRNGGCNRNIDLLKFSSMVIQYATIAIARPVEQLFQYEIPSHLLDRVAVGKRVKVPFGRQVIQGFVVSLDSETSVKRIKPILEVSEYSPQISTELISLSVWIATYYFSYPGVTLKMFLPPEGTHAKLRRTYLLKIAPEDLETAMSHLKNAPRQTAVLRRFLKQEGERLIPEEGNANPYRSLAEKNILIEEEREVFRNPYARQTPRYPIPELTPDQKTAFEKIKNALEKNVFSPFLLFGVTGSGKTEIYLRALEHGLKLGKEGLLIVPEISLTPQMIQRVKGRFGDRVGVIHSGLSAGERGDAWKKIESGEISIVVGVRSSVFVPFRKLGIIIIDEEHDPAYKQESDVRYHARDTALVRAKQLGSVVLMGSATPSLESYYNSQNGKSVLLSLDTRVGERTLPFVKLINLKETPPLFKEGGITEPLHQAILSRLERKEQVLLFLNRRGFSPFLLCYECGFSLKCKNCSVSMTFHKKSGQFHCHYCDYSVLPLSGCPLCHGIDLAYMGQGTEKIEEELRSLYPEARIRRMDRDTTGRKFSHDQIIQDMQGEKVDILIGTQMVTKGHDLPKITLVGVLCADTILNFPDFRSAEKTFQTLTQVAGRAGRGDTAGEVLIQTYNPDHYSLVFARNQDYKGFYQKEMAFRRELNYPPYSRLVTFLFSGSVEKKVEEKTGEFVKIVERLRDASLEILGPAPAPLMKLKGKYRWRCLIKGRKASKIQETSREILKRWQELKKDGVKLEIDVDPQNLL, encoded by the coding sequence ATGACATTCAAACTGATTTTGAAACGAAACGGCGGTTGTAATCGCAATATCGACCTGTTAAAATTTTCCTCCATGGTTATCCAGTATGCCACTATTGCCATTGCCAGGCCGGTTGAACAACTCTTTCAATATGAGATTCCTTCCCATTTATTGGATCGCGTCGCGGTAGGCAAAAGGGTCAAAGTCCCTTTTGGCCGTCAGGTGATTCAGGGATTTGTGGTCAGTCTCGACAGCGAGACTTCTGTTAAACGGATCAAGCCCATCCTTGAAGTTTCCGAATATTCCCCGCAAATCAGCACCGAGCTGATTTCCCTTTCGGTTTGGATTGCCACTTATTATTTTTCGTACCCTGGTGTGACCTTAAAAATGTTTCTTCCTCCGGAGGGGACCCATGCGAAATTGCGGCGAACCTATTTGCTTAAAATTGCCCCGGAGGATCTTGAGACGGCTATGAGTCACCTCAAGAATGCACCACGCCAGACTGCGGTGCTCCGACGATTCTTGAAACAGGAAGGGGAAAGACTGATTCCGGAAGAAGGAAATGCAAATCCCTACCGGTCTCTGGCCGAAAAGAATATTTTAATCGAAGAAGAAAGGGAGGTCTTTCGGAATCCGTATGCCCGGCAGACCCCACGCTACCCGATTCCAGAATTGACTCCGGACCAGAAGACCGCATTTGAAAAGATAAAGAATGCCCTTGAAAAGAATGTATTTTCCCCGTTTCTCCTTTTTGGAGTCACGGGGAGCGGTAAGACAGAGATTTACTTAAGAGCCCTGGAACACGGGCTTAAGCTCGGAAAGGAAGGACTTTTAATTGTTCCTGAAATATCGCTTACGCCCCAAATGATCCAGCGCGTCAAAGGCAGGTTCGGTGACCGCGTAGGGGTTATTCACAGCGGGTTGTCGGCCGGTGAGCGGGGAGATGCCTGGAAGAAGATTGAATCGGGCGAGATCTCCATTGTCGTAGGTGTCCGTTCCTCTGTTTTTGTGCCATTTCGAAAGCTCGGAATTATTATCATAGATGAAGAACATGATCCCGCCTACAAACAGGAGAGTGACGTCAGGTACCATGCTCGGGATACGGCCCTGGTTAGAGCAAAGCAGCTTGGGTCGGTTGTCTTAATGGGTTCTGCGACCCCTTCGCTGGAATCGTACTATAATAGCCAAAACGGAAAATCAGTGCTCCTTTCTCTCGATACCAGGGTGGGGGAGAGAACTCTTCCATTCGTCAAGCTGATCAATTTGAAAGAGACTCCCCCGCTGTTTAAAGAAGGAGGAATCACGGAACCGCTTCATCAAGCGATTCTTTCACGATTGGAAAGAAAAGAGCAGGTCTTGCTTTTTTTAAACCGAAGAGGCTTTTCGCCTTTCTTGCTCTGCTATGAATGCGGTTTCAGTCTAAAATGCAAGAACTGTTCAGTCTCCATGACCTTTCACAAGAAAAGCGGCCAGTTTCATTGCCACTACTGCGATTATTCTGTTTTGCCTTTGTCGGGCTGTCCGCTCTGTCACGGGATTGATCTTGCTTATATGGGCCAGGGAACGGAAAAAATCGAAGAGGAACTGAGATCTTTATATCCTGAGGCAAGGATCAGACGTATGGATCGCGACACCACTGGAAGAAAATTTTCTCACGATCAGATCATTCAAGACATGCAGGGGGAGAAAGTCGACATTTTAATCGGGACACAAATGGTGACCAAAGGGCATGACCTTCCTAAAATTACATTGGTAGGGGTGCTCTGTGCCGATACCATTCTCAATTTTCCCGATTTTCGATCCGCTGAGAAAACCTTTCAAACACTGACGCAGGTTGCCGGAAGGGCCGGCAGAGGCGATACGGCAGGTGAAGTCTTGATTCAAACGTATAATCCGGATCATTACAGTCTGGTTTTCGCCCGAAATCAGGATTACAAAGGATTTTATCAAAAGGAGATGGCCTTCAGGAGGGAATTGAATTATCCCCCTTACTCGCGGTTAGTAACATTTCTATTTAGCGGTTCTGTTGAAAAAAAAGTGGAAGAGAAAACCGGAGAATTTGTCAAAATTGTTGAAAGACTAAGAGACGCCTCTCTGGAAATTCTCGGTCCAGCTCCTGCACCGCTCATGAAACTAAAAGGCAAGTATCGTTGGCGATGCCTTATCAAAGGAAGAAAAGCAAGCAAAATACAGGAGACTTCGCGAGAAATCTTGAAAAGATGGCAAGAGTTAAAAAAAGACGGTGTAAAGCTGGAAATCGATGTGGATCCTCAAAATTTATTATAA
- a CDS encoding DEAD/DEAH box helicase yields the protein MPFSSLNLHPNLIKGLKDLGFVRPTPIQSDAIPPALSGQDLLACASTGSGKTAAFLLPILHKLIGKPRGTTRALIITPTRELAAQILEDLNDLAVHTPLTGAAVFGGVGMGPQEHAFRSGVDIMIATPGRLLDHFRAPYAKLTGIEHLVFDEADRMLDMGFLPDIRRILRHIPSKRQTLFFSATMPAPILELTRDILHRPVMINLERQAAPAVGITQAIYPVPQDLKASLFIKLLQRGDIKQALVFTRTKHRANRLADNLIKNGFKAERIHGNRSQAQRTAALAGFKSGKYHILVATDIVARGIDVESLGHVVNFDLPKAAEDYIHRVGRTGRADATGDAFTFVAPNEEGELKNIERSIGKRLPRIILPDFNYSARPEGRLEVPLAERIAAIRTRKSQERARAKINAGRRSDTRRPSK from the coding sequence TTGCCCTTTAGCAGTTTAAACCTCCATCCCAATCTCATCAAAGGCCTAAAAGATCTTGGCTTTGTTCGGCCCACGCCGATTCAATCGGACGCTATTCCTCCGGCACTGTCGGGTCAGGATCTTCTTGCGTGCGCCTCGACAGGAAGTGGAAAAACAGCCGCTTTTCTTCTGCCGATTCTTCATAAGCTGATTGGAAAGCCGCGGGGAACGACGCGAGCGCTGATTATTACGCCGACTCGTGAACTAGCTGCTCAAATTTTGGAGGATTTAAACGATCTTGCGGTCCACACTCCCCTTACAGGCGCGGCGGTATTCGGCGGTGTGGGAATGGGACCCCAGGAACATGCATTTCGAAGCGGCGTGGATATCATGATCGCCACACCGGGCCGTCTTCTTGATCATTTCAGGGCACCTTACGCCAAACTAACCGGAATCGAGCACCTGGTATTCGATGAGGCCGACCGAATGCTCGATATGGGATTTCTGCCAGATATCCGGAGAATCCTCCGTCATATTCCTTCCAAGCGGCAAACCCTTTTCTTTAGTGCCACGATGCCGGCTCCCATTCTGGAGTTAACGCGTGATATTCTTCACCGTCCCGTGATGATCAATCTGGAACGCCAAGCAGCGCCAGCCGTAGGGATCACCCAAGCCATCTATCCGGTCCCCCAGGATCTCAAGGCTTCCCTGTTTATCAAGCTTTTGCAACGAGGGGATATTAAACAGGCGCTGGTTTTCACTCGGACCAAGCACCGGGCAAATCGACTGGCAGATAACCTGATTAAGAATGGCTTTAAAGCGGAAAGAATTCACGGGAACCGGTCACAGGCTCAAAGAACCGCAGCCTTGGCAGGATTTAAAAGTGGAAAATACCATATTCTGGTTGCGACAGATATTGTCGCCCGAGGAATTGATGTCGAGTCCCTGGGCCATGTGGTCAACTTCGATCTGCCCAAGGCGGCCGAAGATTATATTCACCGGGTGGGCCGAACCGGCCGTGCCGATGCAACAGGAGATGCGTTCACTTTTGTCGCTCCGAATGAAGAAGGCGAACTTAAAAACATTGAACGTTCTATCGGAAAACGGCTTCCCAGGATCATCCTGCCTGATTTTAATTATTCCGCACGGCCAGAAGGACGTCTTGAAGTTCCCCTCGCCGAGCGAATTGCTGCGATTCGTACCAGAAAATCCCAGGAGAGAGCCCGTGCCAAAATCAATGCGGGGCGGCGTAGTGATACCAGAAGACCCTCCAAATAA